The Primulina tabacum isolate GXHZ01 chromosome 16, ASM2559414v2, whole genome shotgun sequence genome window below encodes:
- the LOC142529910 gene encoding uncharacterized protein LOC142529910, whose amino-acid sequence MIDRECSVPRHKLELIENAEPLIEEEPLRPWIELKRNIKNVKYLSKMVDISFKNRYVFVDVGARSYGSSIGGWFKKQYPKQEKPFEIYAVEADSVFHNEYTLTKGVTLLPYAAWIRNETLFFEISREPRRKNKERRGRGMGRVRPVQPASNFISDSNKIKGFDFAKWLKSSVTNRDYVVVKMDIEGSEFHVIPRLIETRAACLIDEMFVECHYNRWERCCPGKRSPKHHKTYAQCLELFSSLRRVGVLVHQWW is encoded by the coding sequence ATGATTGATCGTGAATGCTCGGTTCCTAGGCATAAGCTTGAATTGATTGAAAATGCAGAGCCTTTGATTGAAGAGGAGCCTTTGAGACCTTGGATAGAATTGAAAAGAAATATCAAGAATGTCAAATATCTATCTAAAATGGTTGatataagttttaaaaatagGTACGTGTTTGTCGACGTTGGAGCGAGGAGCTATGGATCCAGCATCGGGGGATGGTTCAAGAAGCAGTATCCAAAGCAAGAGAAACCCTTTGAAATTTACGCGGTAGAGGCCGATAGTGTATTCCACAACGAGTATACATTGACGAAAGGTGTGACACTGTTGCCTTATGCGGCTTGGATTAGGAACGAGACACTGTTTTTCGAGATTTCTCGCGAACCAAGGCGAAAGAACAAGGAACGTCGGGGTCGAGGGATGGGCAGGGTTCGACCCGTGCAACCTGCTAGTAATTTCATCAGTGATTCGAACAAGATAAAAGGCTTTGACTTCGCGAAGTGGCTGAAGAGCAGTGTGACGAATAGGGATTACGTGGTGGTGAAGATGGATATTGAAGGAAGTGAGTTTCATGTGATTCCTCGTCTGATCGAGACGAGAGCCGCCTGCTTGATCGACGAGATGTTTGTTGAATGCCATTACAACAGATGGGAGAGGTGCTGCCCAGGAAAGAGGAGTCCCAAGCATCACAAGACATATGCTCAGTGTTTGGAATTGTTCTCTTCTCTTCGGAGGGTTGGAGTTCTTGTGCACCAGTGGTGGTGA